One stretch of Amycolatopsis sp. NBC_00345 DNA includes these proteins:
- a CDS encoding 5-oxoprolinase subunit B family protein: MTTAQPTTITVEPFGDSAVMVTVPHADQAVRRAAIVAFRERFLARRPPGVLDVVSGLESLLIEFDPLETSPRHVEYAARLLAESPATDDAGQRRLVHEFAIPVVFDDETGPDLVSVADEAGLAPGEVVEAIAESVFTVSLLGAAMAPMMDGLRMPRPVRRRAEPRTDVAPGAVMIAGTHAIIQPFPGPTGWRVVGRTPHTIVDITRPEPVSFGTGDLVRFVPVSPAEATALQGSFLLPKAVPT; the protein is encoded by the coding sequence ATGACCACCGCACAGCCCACCACCATCACCGTCGAGCCGTTCGGCGACTCGGCGGTGATGGTGACGGTTCCGCACGCCGATCAGGCGGTCCGCCGGGCCGCGATCGTCGCGTTCCGCGAACGGTTCCTCGCGCGCCGGCCGCCGGGGGTGCTCGACGTCGTCTCCGGCCTCGAATCCCTGCTCATCGAGTTCGACCCGCTGGAAACCTCGCCCCGGCACGTCGAATACGCGGCGCGCCTGCTGGCCGAGTCCCCCGCAACCGATGACGCCGGGCAGCGCCGCTTGGTCCACGAGTTCGCCATCCCGGTCGTCTTCGACGACGAGACGGGCCCCGACCTCGTCTCCGTCGCCGACGAAGCAGGCCTGGCTCCCGGCGAGGTGGTCGAGGCGATCGCGGAGTCCGTCTTCACGGTTTCCTTGCTGGGGGCGGCAATGGCGCCGATGATGGACGGCCTGCGGATGCCCCGGCCGGTGCGCCGCCGCGCCGAGCCGCGCACGGACGTCGCCCCGGGGGCGGTCATGATCGCCGGCACCCACGCGATCATCCAGCCGTTCCCCGGCCCGACCGGCTGGCGGGTGGTCGGCCGCACGCCGCACACCATCGTCGACATCACGCGCCCGGAACCCGTGTCGTTCGGCACCGGCGACCTCGTGCGGTTCGTGCCCGTCAGCCCGGCCGAAGCGACGGCCCTGCAGGGCAGCTTCCTGCTCCCGAAGGCGGTGCCCACATGA
- a CDS encoding D-2-hydroxyacid dehydrogenase, translated as MGTEAHTPNRLRVAVAAPLSEANRARIRELEPRVDLALDHDLLPPMRWPADFAGDPSWRRTPGQQRAYEAAIDSADALYGIPDVDPAALARAVRSNDRLRWVHTMAAGGGGQVQAAGLTAGELERVVFTTSAGVHGGPLAEFAVFGVLAGAKSLPRLNRQQRDREWSGRWTMKQLVDQTVLVLGLGGIGRVVARKLHALGVTVVGVSRRQVAVEGVARVVHPDRLTEVAPDVDAVVNTLPGTAATGHLLGRRVFDALRPGATLVNVGRGSVVDEAALIDALESGQIGFAALDVFETEPLPVDSPLWTHGNVLVSPHTAALDVAEDRRIAELFAANATRLLDGGSLLNRVNTLEFY; from the coding sequence ATGGGAACCGAGGCCCACACACCGAACCGGCTCCGGGTCGCGGTCGCCGCGCCGTTGTCCGAGGCGAACCGCGCCCGCATCCGCGAACTGGAACCCCGTGTCGACTTGGCGCTCGACCACGACCTCCTGCCGCCGATGCGCTGGCCCGCCGACTTCGCCGGCGACCCGTCCTGGCGGCGGACGCCCGGGCAGCAGCGCGCTTACGAGGCGGCCATCGACTCGGCCGACGCCCTCTACGGCATTCCCGACGTCGATCCCGCGGCCCTGGCGCGAGCGGTCCGCTCGAACGACCGGCTGCGCTGGGTGCACACGATGGCCGCCGGTGGTGGCGGCCAGGTCCAGGCGGCCGGGCTCACCGCCGGCGAGCTCGAACGCGTTGTCTTCACCACCTCCGCGGGGGTGCACGGGGGACCGCTCGCCGAATTCGCCGTCTTCGGCGTGCTCGCCGGGGCCAAGAGCCTGCCGCGGCTGAACCGCCAGCAGCGTGACCGCGAGTGGAGCGGCCGGTGGACGATGAAGCAACTCGTTGACCAGACGGTGCTCGTGCTCGGCCTCGGCGGGATCGGCCGGGTCGTCGCGCGGAAGCTCCACGCGCTCGGCGTGACGGTGGTCGGGGTGAGCCGGCGCCAGGTCGCCGTCGAGGGGGTGGCCCGGGTCGTCCATCCCGACCGGCTGACCGAGGTGGCCCCGGACGTCGACGCCGTGGTGAACACCCTGCCCGGCACCGCGGCGACCGGGCACCTGCTCGGCCGCCGGGTGTTCGATGCCCTCCGGCCCGGCGCCACCCTGGTGAACGTCGGCCGCGGCAGCGTCGTCGACGAAGCCGCCTTGATCGACGCACTCGAGTCCGGACAGATCGGGTTCGCTGCCCTCGACGTCTTCGAAACAGAGCCACTGCCCGTCGACAGTCCACTCTGGACCCATGGGAACGTGCTGGTGAGCCCGCACACCGCCGCGCTCGACGTCGCGGAGGACCGCCGCATCGCGGAACTGTTCGCCGCCAACGCCACGCGCCTGCTCGACGGCGGTAGCCTGCTGAACCGCGTGAACACCCTCGAGTTCTACTGA
- a CDS encoding LamB/YcsF family protein, with protein sequence MGTTSVAVVADLGESFGNYTIGDDNALLGLVTASNIACGFHAGDPRVMDRTVADCVARGIELGAHPGYPDLVGFGRRLIEASEDEIRTDVLYQLGALDAFAKVHGAAISHVAPHGRMGSIAQTDAKHARAITDAVAAYNPDYVVICQRGLLAQEAGKRGLDVGYVFLADRGYGDDGMPVARSHPGGLIHDPALIGERAVQVVREGTVRSVDGNVVPLGHDADVLLLHGDHPAVLENGTSLRTALDAAGVRVTGLRDVLTEKAKAAAAR encoded by the coding sequence ATGGGAACCACTTCAGTGGCCGTCGTCGCCGATCTCGGTGAGAGCTTCGGCAACTACACGATCGGCGACGACAACGCCCTGCTCGGGCTCGTCACCGCGTCGAACATCGCGTGCGGCTTCCACGCGGGCGACCCCCGCGTCATGGACCGGACGGTCGCCGACTGCGTCGCCCGCGGCATCGAGCTCGGCGCGCATCCCGGGTACCCGGACCTCGTCGGGTTCGGCCGCCGGCTGATCGAGGCGTCCGAAGACGAGATCCGCACGGACGTCCTCTACCAGCTCGGGGCGCTCGACGCCTTCGCGAAGGTGCACGGCGCGGCGATCAGCCACGTGGCGCCCCACGGCCGCATGGGCTCGATCGCCCAGACCGACGCCAAGCACGCCCGCGCCATCACCGACGCGGTCGCCGCCTACAACCCGGACTACGTCGTGATCTGCCAGCGCGGGCTGCTCGCGCAGGAGGCCGGCAAGCGCGGCCTCGATGTCGGTTACGTCTTCCTCGCCGACCGCGGGTACGGCGACGACGGCATGCCCGTCGCCCGCTCGCACCCCGGCGGCCTGATCCACGATCCGGCGCTCATCGGCGAGCGCGCCGTCCAGGTCGTGCGGGAGGGCACGGTGCGCTCGGTCGACGGGAACGTCGTGCCGCTCGGCCACGACGCCGATGTCCTGCTCCTGCACGGCGATCACCCCGCCGTGCTCGAAAACGGCACGTCGTTGCGCACCGCGCTCGACGCGGCGGGGGTCCGGGTCACCGGCCTGCGGGACGTCCTGACCGAGAAGGCGAAAGCCGCGGCCGCCCGCTGA
- a CDS encoding SDR family oxidoreductase: MPSVFDLTGRVALVTGSSRGIGLAIAEGLADAGATIVLNGLDPARLEDTRARLAQRFGDDRIAARAFDIVEEAAVAAAVESIETDVGAIDVLVNNAGIQHREPLLEVSLADWRRVVDIDLTGAFLVGRTVAARMLPRRAGKIVNICSVQTDLARPTIGPYTAAKGALRNLTRAMTAEWAGDGLQVNAIAPGYIHTEMTQNLVDDEEFNSWILGRTPARRWGTVADLVGPAVWLSSHASDYVNGQVIFVDGGMTVVV, translated from the coding sequence ATGCCTTCAGTCTTCGACCTCACCGGCCGCGTCGCCCTGGTCACCGGTTCGAGCCGCGGGATCGGGCTCGCCATCGCCGAGGGGCTCGCCGACGCCGGGGCCACGATCGTGCTCAACGGCCTCGACCCGGCCCGGCTGGAAGACACGCGCGCGAGGCTGGCCCAGCGGTTCGGCGACGACCGGATCGCGGCCCGGGCGTTCGACATCGTCGAGGAAGCCGCGGTGGCCGCGGCCGTCGAGTCGATCGAGACCGACGTGGGCGCGATCGACGTGCTCGTCAACAACGCCGGGATCCAGCACCGCGAACCCCTGCTCGAAGTGAGCCTCGCGGACTGGCGGCGTGTGGTGGACATCGACCTCACCGGCGCCTTCCTGGTGGGCCGCACGGTCGCCGCGCGGATGCTGCCGCGCCGGGCCGGGAAGATCGTCAACATCTGCTCGGTGCAGACCGACCTGGCCCGGCCGACCATCGGCCCGTACACCGCGGCGAAGGGCGCGCTGCGCAACCTCACGCGGGCGATGACCGCGGAATGGGCCGGCGACGGGCTGCAGGTCAACGCGATCGCACCCGGGTACATCCACACCGAGATGACGCAGAACCTGGTGGACGACGAGGAGTTCAACAGCTGGATCCTCGGCCGCACCCCGGCTCGCCGCTGGGGGACGGTGGCCGACCTGGTCGGTCCCGCGGTGTGGCTGTCCTCCCACGCGTCGGACTACGTCAACGGACAGGTCATCTTCGTCGACGGCGGCATGACCGTCGTCGTCTGA
- a CDS encoding biotin-dependent carboxyltransferase family protein — MTDVALEITKTGWLTTFQDLGRRDTERLGVPTGGAADQHSAVVANLLAGNHRGATLLENLGGELAFVPDHDVLVAVTGAPSRVTVGGAPAGGWAPVVVPAGQELRVHDVRHGTRTYLAVHGAIAAETFLGSAAPDARMGFGQVLRPGTRVMVESGFGGFRSFDQPVFRLPVPTLPLDQGPWLVDVVESHGSTAIPGIRELIAESSYVVTDRSNHVGLRLGGPVRHPEGETEIASHGVPVGALEIPHADELIVLGRYRSLTAGYPIIGVAARTSLPLLGQAGPGRELRFRWIDRETSVRRSAQREAEVRTLERAAADVFGAWGLRRALAPD; from the coding sequence ATGACGGACGTGGCGCTCGAGATCACGAAAACCGGGTGGCTCACGACGTTCCAGGACCTCGGGCGGCGCGACACCGAACGGCTCGGCGTCCCCACCGGCGGTGCGGCCGACCAGCACTCCGCGGTCGTCGCGAACCTCCTCGCCGGCAACCACCGCGGCGCGACACTGCTGGAAAACCTCGGCGGCGAGCTGGCTTTCGTGCCCGACCACGACGTCCTGGTCGCCGTCACCGGGGCACCGTCCCGGGTCACCGTCGGCGGCGCGCCCGCCGGCGGCTGGGCCCCGGTGGTGGTGCCCGCCGGGCAGGAGCTGCGGGTCCACGACGTGCGGCACGGCACCCGGACCTATCTGGCCGTTCACGGCGCGATCGCCGCGGAAACGTTCCTCGGCAGCGCGGCCCCCGATGCCCGCATGGGTTTCGGCCAGGTTCTCCGCCCGGGGACGCGAGTGATGGTCGAGTCCGGGTTCGGCGGCTTCCGGTCGTTCGACCAGCCGGTGTTCCGGCTGCCCGTCCCCACGCTGCCACTCGACCAGGGGCCCTGGCTCGTCGACGTCGTGGAAAGCCATGGCAGCACGGCGATTCCCGGCATCCGCGAGCTGATCGCGGAGTCGTCCTATGTGGTCACCGACCGCTCCAACCACGTCGGCCTCCGGCTCGGCGGCCCGGTCCGCCACCCGGAGGGCGAGACCGAGATCGCGTCGCACGGCGTGCCCGTCGGAGCGCTGGAAATCCCGCACGCGGACGAGCTCATCGTCCTCGGCCGGTACCGGAGCCTGACCGCGGGCTACCCGATCATCGGCGTCGCCGCGCGCACTTCACTCCCCCTGCTCGGCCAAGCCGGCCCGGGCCGGGAACTGCGGTTCCGCTGGATCGACCGCGAGACCTCCGTCCGCCGGTCCGCCCAGCGGGAAGCCGAGGTGCGCACGCTCGAACGGGCCGCGGCCGACGTGTTCGGCGCCTGGGGGCTCCGCCGCGCACTTGCCCCCGACTAA
- a CDS encoding RraA family protein, translating to MDSVTQDNVRVGREWERVEESVLERFREHSVANLGDALDRLNIVDGGIVPTWSGAKAVGSALPVLTVAGDNKAVIAALDHIRPGDILVINAFGYEGRAIVGDNLAQRFAAFGAAGAVIDGYVRDGAIIKDLGVPVFARGLTPAGPFKNGPGTIGEPVAIGGVVVHPGDIVAADDDGVIVIPQHRVEEALTAVKEIVAREARLDAEVAELRSRPA from the coding sequence ATGGACTCAGTGACCCAGGACAACGTGCGCGTGGGCAGGGAGTGGGAGCGCGTCGAGGAGAGCGTGCTGGAGCGGTTCCGTGAGCACTCCGTGGCCAATCTCGGCGACGCCCTCGACCGCCTCAACATCGTCGACGGCGGCATCGTGCCGACCTGGAGCGGGGCGAAGGCGGTCGGCTCGGCGCTGCCGGTGCTCACCGTCGCCGGCGACAACAAGGCCGTGATCGCCGCGCTCGACCACATCCGGCCCGGGGACATCCTCGTCATCAACGCCTTCGGCTACGAAGGCCGCGCGATCGTCGGCGACAACCTGGCCCAGCGGTTCGCCGCGTTCGGAGCCGCCGGTGCGGTGATCGACGGCTACGTCCGGGACGGCGCGATCATCAAGGACCTCGGCGTCCCCGTCTTCGCCCGCGGGCTCACCCCGGCCGGCCCGTTCAAGAACGGGCCGGGCACGATCGGCGAACCGGTCGCCATCGGGGGCGTGGTCGTGCACCCCGGGGACATCGTCGCGGCCGACGACGACGGCGTGATCGTCATCCCGCAGCACCGCGTCGAAGAGGCCCTCACGGCGGTCAAGGAGATCGTCGCCCGCGAGGCGCGGCTGGACGCCGAGGTGGCCGAGCTGCGGAGCCGGCCGGCCTGA
- a CDS encoding MFS transporter: MTTSDQLGPPAVDIVAPSGQVVRKATIAGAIGSFVEWYDYGIYGLLGTYLAINIMGEAGAGGLLLTNVGFLVSFIARPFGSIICGYLGDRLGRKSLLAALLVLISASTAAIGLIPSHAMIGVAAPVLLVALRVLQGFSAGGEVAGAMSFVGEYAPTPRRNFAMSFIAVGSFVALMFGSVFSAILITALGDSTMTSWAWRLPFLLAVPLGYVGFYIRRRLEETPHFQALRERNSVPRNPLKTTFTSRRHLKAIALTIFLPALNGPGYYLLFVYMPTYLKTSLGEGHNFSMLPALAVTAFSLIAIVICIPLMARLSDRVGRKPVLTVSAVAMAVVSYPMFLLITTGTFALAAIATVVLAIAFSGHAAVVHTVLAEMFPTTVRYSAYSIGFNISTVIFGGSAPLVMTALIKSTGSSLVPAFASILTALITLVSIAFLRETKGQPLAAG; encoded by the coding sequence ATGACCACGTCAGATCAGCTCGGCCCTCCAGCGGTCGACATCGTTGCGCCCTCCGGGCAGGTCGTCCGGAAAGCCACCATCGCGGGCGCGATCGGCTCCTTCGTCGAGTGGTACGACTACGGGATCTACGGACTGCTGGGGACGTACCTGGCAATCAACATCATGGGCGAAGCCGGCGCCGGCGGGCTGCTGCTCACCAACGTCGGCTTCCTCGTCAGCTTCATCGCGCGCCCGTTCGGCAGCATCATCTGCGGGTACCTCGGCGACCGGCTGGGCCGGAAGTCGCTGCTGGCCGCCTTGCTGGTGCTCATCTCCGCCTCGACCGCCGCGATCGGCCTCATCCCCTCGCACGCGATGATCGGCGTCGCCGCCCCCGTCCTGCTGGTCGCGCTCAGGGTGCTCCAGGGCTTCTCGGCCGGCGGGGAGGTGGCCGGCGCGATGTCCTTCGTCGGCGAGTACGCGCCGACCCCGCGGCGCAACTTCGCGATGAGCTTCATCGCCGTCGGCTCGTTCGTCGCGCTGATGTTCGGCAGCGTCTTCTCCGCCATCCTCATCACCGCGCTCGGCGACAGCACCATGACGTCCTGGGCGTGGCGCCTCCCGTTCCTGCTGGCGGTCCCCCTCGGCTACGTGGGCTTCTACATCCGCCGCCGGCTGGAGGAAACCCCGCACTTCCAGGCGTTGCGCGAGCGCAACAGCGTCCCGCGCAACCCGTTGAAGACGACGTTCACCTCGCGGCGCCACCTGAAGGCGATCGCGCTCACGATCTTCCTGCCCGCGCTGAACGGCCCGGGGTACTACCTGCTGTTCGTGTACATGCCGACCTACCTGAAGACGTCGCTCGGCGAAGGGCACAACTTCTCCATGCTGCCGGCGCTCGCCGTCACCGCGTTCAGCCTGATCGCCATCGTCATCTGCATCCCGCTGATGGCCCGCCTGTCCGACCGGGTCGGCCGCAAGCCCGTGCTCACCGTCTCGGCGGTCGCGATGGCCGTCGTGTCCTACCCGATGTTCCTGCTCATCACCACCGGCACGTTCGCGCTCGCGGCGATCGCCACCGTCGTGCTCGCGATCGCCTTCTCCGGGCACGCCGCGGTGGTCCACACCGTGCTCGCCGAAATGTTCCCCACCACCGTGCGGTATTCGGCCTACAGCATCGGCTTCAACATCTCGACCGTCATCTTCGGCGGCAGCGCCCCGCTGGTGATGACCGCGCTCATCAAGTCCACCGGGTCCAGCCTGGTCCCGGCCTTCGCCTCGATCCTGACCGCCCTGATCACCCTGGTCTCCATCGCGTTCCTGCGCGAGACCAAGGGCCAGCCGCTGGCAGCCGGCTGA